A section of the Amycolatopsis sp. AA4 genome encodes:
- a CDS encoding aminotransferase class V-fold PLP-dependent enzyme, protein MIFGGSTDFAVPAGYLNTPSIGIPPAPVAEAVDAAVGRWRTGKDAPSDFDEAVSRSRGGFARLAGVPAERVAIGASVSQLVANVAAGLAPDARVLVAEGEFTSVTFPFAQRANVTEAPLAKLAQHVEGHDLVAVSLAQSADGALLDTAALRAASEAADVPVLIDVTQAAGWLPLDVAWADWIVCAGYKWLFSPRGCAWLAVHPRAHERTRPVAANWYAGDDPWSSVYGMPLRLAGNARGFDLSPVWFSHVGAAEAFDYLAALDLAAVRDHNVGLADSLRTAAGLEPQGSAIVALEADPARIAEAGISASVRNGRVRVGFHLYNGPDDVERVLAALGAASG, encoded by the coding sequence ATGATCTTCGGAGGAAGCACCGACTTCGCTGTCCCCGCCGGATACCTCAACACGCCCAGCATCGGGATCCCGCCGGCTCCGGTCGCCGAAGCGGTCGACGCCGCGGTCGGCCGGTGGCGCACCGGCAAGGACGCCCCGTCGGACTTCGACGAGGCGGTGTCCCGTTCCCGCGGCGGATTCGCGCGGCTGGCCGGGGTCCCGGCGGAGCGGGTGGCGATCGGCGCGTCGGTGTCGCAGCTGGTGGCGAACGTCGCCGCCGGGCTGGCCCCGGACGCCCGGGTGCTGGTCGCCGAAGGCGAATTCACCAGCGTCACGTTCCCGTTCGCGCAGCGGGCGAACGTCACCGAGGCGCCGCTCGCCAAGCTGGCGCAGCACGTCGAAGGCCACGACCTCGTCGCGGTCAGCCTCGCGCAGTCCGCCGACGGCGCGCTGCTGGACACCGCCGCGCTGCGGGCCGCCTCCGAAGCCGCCGACGTGCCGGTCCTGATCGACGTCACGCAAGCCGCGGGCTGGCTGCCGCTCGACGTCGCGTGGGCGGACTGGATCGTCTGCGCGGGCTACAAATGGCTGTTCTCGCCGCGCGGCTGCGCCTGGCTCGCGGTGCACCCGCGGGCGCACGAGCGGACCCGCCCGGTCGCGGCGAACTGGTACGCCGGCGACGATCCGTGGTCCTCGGTATACGGAATGCCACTGCGCCTGGCCGGAAACGCGCGCGGGTTCGACCTTTCGCCGGTCTGGTTCTCGCACGTCGGCGCGGCGGAGGCGTTCGACTACCTCGCGGCGCTGGACCTCGCCGCGGTGCGCGACCACAACGTCGGACTGGCCGATTCCCTGCGCACCGCGGCCGGGCTGGAGCCGCAGGGCAGCGCGATCGTGGCGCTGGAAGCCGATCCCGCGCGGATCGCCGAAGCCGGGATCTCCGCGAGCGTCCGCAACGGGCGGGTCCGGGTCGGTTTCCACCTCTACAACGGCCCTGACGACGTCGAACGCGTTCTGGCCGCCCTGGGCGCGGCATCTGGCTGA
- a CDS encoding isocitrate lyase/phosphoenolpyruvate mutase family protein produces the protein MTSFAALHVPGRPLLLPNVWEFGFAAALAAAGHPAVGTTSLGVSAAAGLADGAPASRAATVALAKSLAPLDILVSVDLADGFSADPAEVADLVAELADAGVVGVNLEDSRGDTLAPIVVQAALLAKVRERVPGMFLNARTDTHWLGTGPVADAVTRVRAYADAGADCVFVPGLHESADVAELVESVEVPVNLLHLPGKATFSELASLGVARVSLGSTPYRVALSAALATVDSAREGRELPMKPPSYGEITALLP, from the coding sequence ATGACCTCCTTCGCCGCGTTGCACGTCCCGGGCCGTCCGCTGTTGCTGCCGAACGTCTGGGAGTTCGGGTTCGCCGCCGCCCTCGCCGCCGCGGGCCACCCCGCGGTCGGCACCACCAGCCTCGGCGTTTCGGCCGCCGCCGGGCTCGCCGACGGCGCCCCGGCGTCCCGGGCCGCCACCGTCGCACTGGCGAAATCGCTGGCCCCGCTGGACATCCTGGTCAGCGTCGACCTCGCCGACGGCTTCAGCGCCGACCCGGCGGAGGTGGCGGACCTCGTCGCGGAACTCGCCGACGCCGGGGTCGTCGGCGTCAACCTGGAAGACAGCCGAGGCGACACGCTCGCCCCGATCGTCGTCCAGGCCGCACTGCTGGCCAAGGTGCGCGAACGAGTCCCGGGCATGTTCCTCAACGCCCGCACCGACACGCACTGGCTCGGCACCGGTCCGGTCGCGGACGCCGTCACCCGGGTCCGCGCGTACGCCGACGCCGGCGCCGACTGCGTCTTCGTCCCCGGCCTGCACGAATCAGCGGACGTCGCCGAGCTGGTCGAATCGGTCGAGGTGCCGGTGAACCTCCTGCACCTGCCCGGGAAAGCCACTTTCTCGGAATTGGCTTCCTTGGGCGTGGCGAGGGTCAGTCTCGGCTCAACCCCTTACCGCGTAGCGCTTTCCGCCGCACTGGCCACAGTGGACTCCGCCAGGGAAGGGAGGGAGCTGCCGATGAAACCGCCTTCGTACGGTGAGATCACGGCTTTGCTCCCGTAA
- a CDS encoding GPP34 family phosphoprotein, translating to MSDSLSARAYFLACDPDGGPVSRRPRAALLVRAAAVTDLVLRGNLRDQRGHAEPTGAAPTGDLLLDDLLADLRAHSPASWRALLRRGKNDTLQALETQLSAAGLLEESSSSFWHRKVLVPSDPARVRDAHAQLDHALTAPLSEVDAAAAALAALSAASGAGMSRSDARHHADRLQELEKLAGPAVPALRKAVAGRRAARIAAFSGGSGG from the coding sequence ATGAGCGATTCCTTGTCCGCGCGAGCGTATTTCCTCGCCTGCGACCCGGACGGCGGCCCGGTCTCCCGCCGTCCCCGGGCCGCCTTGCTGGTCCGCGCGGCCGCGGTGACCGACCTGGTCCTGCGCGGCAACCTCCGCGACCAGCGCGGCCACGCCGAACCGACCGGCGCCGCCCCGACCGGCGACCTCCTGCTCGACGACCTGCTCGCCGACCTCCGCGCGCACAGCCCGGCGTCGTGGCGCGCGCTGCTGCGCCGGGGCAAGAACGACACGCTGCAGGCGCTGGAAACGCAACTCTCCGCGGCCGGGCTGCTCGAAGAGAGCAGCAGTTCTTTCTGGCACCGCAAGGTTTTGGTGCCTTCGGACCCGGCGCGAGTACGTGACGCGCACGCGCAGCTCGATCACGCGCTGACCGCGCCGCTGTCCGAAGTGGACGCTGCCGCCGCGGCGCTGGCCGCTCTCTCGGCGGCGTCCGGCGCGGGGATGTCCCGGTCGGACGCGCGGCACCACGCCGATCGATTGCAGGAACTGGAGAAGCTCGCCGGACCAGCGGTTCCGGCGTTGCGGAAAGCTGTCGCGGGCCGCCGCGCAGCACGGATCGCGGCGTTCTCCGGCGGCTCCGGAGGCTGA
- a CDS encoding glycosyltransferase family 39 protein, whose protein sequence is MTSEGLPRFARLPVLAVAAGAVALLVATSTRYAHGFDELYFLVAGRDHLSWGYFDQSPLVPLLAGTLDQWFPGSLAALRLPMALAAGAGAIVTALTARELGGGRGAQTMAAGAYATSGLIILSHWVATYALDPFFWTLVVFLLVRWTRTRRDGLLVLAGVVTAVSLETKFLIPALWGAALVSALILGPRDLVSRPKLWLGALIAVVATLPTVFWQATHGWAYTRMGEVVAAEFPGYLAFARDGVLGAGMGIGVLALLYGMWRLFRSPDLVPYRYLAVALLLVVAVIVGTHGRSYYLMSLYSLPFAAAATELSRRNLVRWWKIPVGIAFALSAAVTIAGLPVWPASMKETSFGPFPLGTAFAAGETAQQQLADGVGQAYRSLPEEMRRETAVYGEIYPFAAAVEYYGPRYGIDNAYSGHRGYWYFDRPPDTAKNVLFAGFDPALLRPYFSSVTEVVPGLMWLYTGRKQSWETIWPEVKKQ, encoded by the coding sequence ATGACGAGCGAAGGACTCCCGAGGTTCGCCCGGCTGCCGGTGCTGGCGGTCGCGGCGGGCGCCGTGGCGCTGCTGGTGGCGACGAGCACCCGGTACGCGCACGGCTTCGACGAGCTGTACTTCCTCGTGGCCGGTCGAGATCACCTGAGCTGGGGGTATTTCGACCAGTCACCGCTCGTCCCGCTGCTGGCCGGCACGCTCGACCAGTGGTTCCCCGGCTCGCTGGCCGCGCTGCGGCTGCCGATGGCGCTCGCGGCCGGCGCCGGGGCGATCGTGACCGCGCTGACCGCCCGCGAACTCGGCGGCGGTCGCGGAGCACAGACGATGGCGGCCGGGGCGTACGCGACTTCGGGGCTGATCATCCTCAGCCACTGGGTCGCGACGTACGCGCTGGATCCGTTCTTCTGGACGCTCGTGGTGTTCCTCCTCGTGCGCTGGACCCGGACCCGGCGCGACGGTCTGCTGGTGTTGGCCGGAGTGGTCACCGCGGTGTCGCTGGAGACGAAATTCCTGATTCCCGCGTTGTGGGGCGCGGCGCTGGTCTCCGCGCTGATCCTCGGGCCGCGCGACCTGGTGTCCCGGCCGAAACTGTGGCTGGGCGCGCTGATCGCCGTCGTGGCCACGCTGCCGACGGTCTTCTGGCAAGCCACGCACGGGTGGGCCTACACCCGGATGGGCGAGGTCGTCGCGGCCGAATTCCCCGGCTACCTCGCCTTCGCGCGCGACGGTGTGCTCGGCGCGGGAATGGGCATCGGCGTGCTGGCGCTGCTGTACGGGATGTGGCGGCTGTTCCGTTCGCCGGACCTGGTGCCGTACCGGTACCTCGCGGTGGCGTTGCTGCTGGTCGTGGCGGTGATCGTCGGGACGCACGGCCGCTCGTATTACTTGATGAGCCTGTATTCGCTCCCGTTCGCCGCTGCCGCGACTGAGCTTTCGCGCCGGAATCTGGTGCGGTGGTGGAAGATTCCGGTCGGAATCGCGTTCGCTCTTTCGGCCGCGGTCACTATTGCCGGGCTTCCGGTGTGGCCCGCTTCGATGAAGGAGACGTCGTTCGGGCCGTTTCCGCTCGGCACCGCGTTCGCGGCCGGGGAGACCGCGCAACAGCAGCTGGCGGACGGCGTCGGGCAGGCATATCGGTCGCTGCCCGAGGAAATGCGCCGGGAAACCGCCGTATACGGCGAAATCTACCCGTTCGCCGCGGCCGTCGAGTACTACGGCCCGCGGTACGGGATCGACAATGCCTACAGTGGACACCGAGGCTACTGGTACTTCGACCGGCCGCCGGATACCGCGAAGAACGTGCTTTTCGCGGGCTTCGATCCGGCGTTGCTGCGCCCGTACTTCTCCTCGGTGACTGAAGTGGTGCCCGGACTGATGTGGCTGTACACCGGGCGAAAGCAATCCTGGGAAACGATCTGGCCAGAGGTGAAGAAACAATGA
- a CDS encoding sensor histidine kinase, protein MRHTWPRSTDWLWLGGTALVFACLDFGLFLAAGPTTGFLGPHATLVLELVCDASLLLLARFPNGVAGLLIVASLAMLASDLFSPGLLVPVRQPTLMTVPTITPIVLAQLVRQLDRRRLLWIAGFLALLATRPWNPAWNTTPFGLLSTALPVAIALYFEARRQLLSSLRDRAERAEREQHLLAEQALAAERRRLASEMHDVVTHRLSLMVLHAGALGVTSPDPSVKSAAEDIRREGAHALDELRDLVGVLRNGTGIEPPVPNPTLPNPTPPNPPLPGEVADLVAESAAVGIATELSVTGDRASVSPTVARTAYRVVQEALTNVRKHAPGCSATVSLRYHPGGLDVAVANTSATRPPDAALAGTGSGTGLSGLRQRVELVGGTFEAGPLPGGGFKIGAILPAYVPTTEGAAR, encoded by the coding sequence ATGCGCCACACCTGGCCGCGGTCGACCGACTGGCTCTGGCTCGGCGGCACCGCGCTGGTGTTCGCCTGCCTCGACTTCGGGCTTTTCCTCGCCGCCGGGCCCACGACGGGCTTCCTCGGCCCGCACGCGACGCTCGTGCTGGAACTGGTCTGCGACGCGTCCCTGCTCCTCCTGGCGCGCTTCCCGAACGGCGTCGCCGGACTGCTGATCGTGGCCTCGCTGGCGATGCTGGCGTCCGACCTCTTCTCCCCCGGCCTGCTCGTGCCCGTCCGCCAGCCGACGCTGATGACCGTCCCGACGATCACGCCGATCGTGCTGGCGCAGCTCGTTCGGCAACTGGACCGGCGACGGCTGCTGTGGATCGCCGGATTCCTCGCGCTGCTGGCGACGCGGCCGTGGAATCCGGCCTGGAACACGACGCCGTTCGGGCTGTTGAGCACCGCGCTTCCGGTCGCGATCGCGCTGTATTTCGAGGCGCGGCGGCAGTTGCTGAGTTCGTTGCGCGACCGGGCCGAGCGCGCGGAGCGCGAGCAGCATCTGCTCGCCGAACAGGCGCTGGCGGCCGAGCGCCGACGGCTCGCGAGCGAGATGCACGACGTCGTCACGCACCGGTTGAGCCTGATGGTGCTGCACGCGGGCGCGCTCGGTGTGACCTCGCCGGATCCGTCGGTGAAGTCCGCCGCCGAGGACATCCGGCGCGAGGGCGCGCACGCGCTGGACGAACTGCGCGACCTGGTCGGCGTGCTGCGCAACGGAACCGGAATCGAACCGCCAGTTCCGAATCCAACACTGCCGAATCCAACGCCGCCGAACCCGCCGCTGCCCGGCGAGGTGGCGGACCTGGTCGCCGAATCGGCGGCGGTCGGGATCGCGACCGAGCTTTCCGTGACCGGGGACCGGGCGTCGGTGTCGCCGACCGTCGCGCGCACCGCGTACCGCGTGGTCCAGGAGGCGCTGACCAACGTCCGCAAGCACGCGCCGGGCTGCTCGGCGACGGTTTCGCTGCGCTATCACCCGGGCGGACTGGACGTCGCGGTCGCCAACACCAGCGCGACCCGGCCGCCGGACGCGGCGCTCGCGGGCACCGGCTCCGGCACCGGGCTGAGCGGGCTGCGCCAGCGGGTCGAACTCGTCGGCGGGACCTTCGAGGCGGGCCCGCTGCCCGGCGG